A genomic window from Solanum stenotomum isolate F172 chromosome 10, ASM1918654v1, whole genome shotgun sequence includes:
- the LOC125878324 gene encoding expansin-like B1 has translation MAISFNNCSTFMICIILLLPAFSFGTENYYSKATFYKTSDGKGTPTGACGYGEHGRYVNDGLVTAASWKLYKNGAGCGACYQVRCKDEALCSNEGVKVVVTDSGEGPGTDFILSSDAFAKMAKHPKLAHMLFPKGVVDVDYKRVSCKYGNLKIKINEHSNYHGYLAIFLFNNGGYADIIAIEIYDVKSYKWIPMRRSYGAVFDLANPPKGDLKLKIQIKEGEKTKWIHSDKTVIPDYWKPGSIYETDIQIP, from the exons atGGCTATCTCTTTCAACAATTGTTCCActtttatgatatgtataattttaCTTTTGCCTGCATTTTCCTTTGGTACTGAAAATTATTATTCTAAAGCTACATTTTATAAGACCTCTGATGGCAAAGGAACACCTA CTGGAGCTTGTGGTTATGGAGAGCATGGAAGATATGTCAATGATGGACTCGTTACCGCCGCGTCATGGAAGCTCTACAAGAATGGAGCTGGATGTGGTGCATGTTATCAG GTGAGGTGCAAGGACGAGGCACTATGTAGCAACGAGGGAGTTAAAGTGGTGGTGACTGATAGTGGTGAGGGTCCCGGAACTGACTTTATTCTTAGCTCAGACGCGTTCGCCAAAATGGCGAAGCATCCAAAGCTAGCTCACATGTTGTTCCCAAAGGGAGTGGTTGATGTTGACTACAAAAGAGTTTCTTGCAAATATGGCaatctcaaaatcaaaattaatgaACATAGCAACTATCATGGCTACCTTGCAATATTTCTATTTAACAATGGTGGCTATGCTGATATCATAGCAATTGAAATCTACGAT GTAAAAAGCTACAAGTGGATACCAATGAGGAGGTCATATGGAGCAGTTTTTGATTTGGCAAATCCACCAAAGGGAGATTTGAAATTAAAGATTCAAATAAAAGAAGGTGAAAAGACCAAATGGATTCACTCAGACAAAACTGTGATCCCAGATTATTGGAAACCTGGCTCTATTTATGAAACTGATATTCAGATTCCTtga
- the LOC125878305 gene encoding histone-lysine N-methyltransferase, H3 lysine-9 specific SUVH8-like: MASFSNDDLSDQCVKKRSSVNGYHLLDSGTMPKHKVRIVCGERDLPPGCGRNTPKVDLNHKENDVVSISENMADTLVVHGDHGPNTGVEFCSVEVADCLFDMEANEKLDKLVGNASARTTNVIENGLEEPTSHDKSLRFELSKDHKNSEMSLLKKAKVIGYDELGTEVDVERCSFLVENVVGVYKDHVLHPGSVTDRAIPVCDSKTLSLPQCQIKNGSVEDNISPLPKKKYCRRGVFAVRDFPPFCGRNAPKPTKLDRLGGSEASKRAILLDKGVTKNEVTETSKNVMDTGTLPLGLTASREADSWSKTEVTGSKCSLIERATVHVDDPEGVQDNYVRRSQPERTVMLPETMTNKENGDTGKFLRKESIVYSRNEHEKATTARHGFGSGDKITKPVVHRLMDERCSPWRQKKQTPRQIVQGLMAETNKDWRQKEQTRLDCLMSRNQVQKPSMYRQGMSVVVARKSIPKPKFPERLFGRSRSGFVGEAVPEYPSAPVSRNDGIRNLNCEAQPEDSPIGQKKCEFDETRPPFGPKSSSRSDARSKVLETLRLFQSHFRKILQGEESMSRPAEVKAKQKDKLRRIDLQAAKLVKAKGKEVNTGTQILGEVPGVEVGDAFQYRVELALVGVHRLYQAGIDSMYIKGELLVATSIVASGAYDDDLGDADELIYSGQGGNVVGKVKIPEDQKLVKGNLALKNSIRTRNPVRVIRGSKEIRTPESGGRPNVVTTYVYDGLYTVENYWTEKGPHGKMVFMFKLVRIPGQPELTWKEVQSSKNSKARHGVCVPDITEGKESLPIAAVNTVDGAKPPPFKYIKNMMYPVGFHPAPPKGCDCIGRCSDAKRCSCAVKNGGEIPYNRNGAIVEVKPLVYECGPHCKCPPSCYNRVSQHGIKIPLEIFKTDTRGWGVRALTSISSGTFICEYTGQLLEDTEAERRIGMDEYLFDIGHNYGGYTANSSGQANQNELVEEGGYTIDAARYGNVGRFINHSCSPNLYAQNVVYDHKDKRVPHIMLFAADNIPPLKELSYHYNYVVDQVYDSGGKIKVKRCFCGSSDCSGRMY, translated from the coding sequence ATGGCGTCATTCTCAAATGATGATTTATCCGATCAATGTGTGAAGAAGCGGTCATCAGTAAATGGTTATCATTTGCTGGATTCTGGAACTATGCCAAAACATAAAGTTCGGATTGTCTGCGGAGAGCGGGATTTACCCCCAGGTTGTGGTAGAAATACTCCAAAAGTTGACTTGAACCACAAGGAAAATGATGTGGTCTCCATCAGTGAAAATATGGCTGACACTCTGGTGGTCCATGGTGACCATGGTCCTAACACTGGGGTTGAGTTCTGTTCTGTTGAAGTTGCGGACTGTCTCTTTGACATGGAAGCGAATGAAAAATTGGATAAGTTGGTAGGGAATGCGTCAGCCAGAACCACTAATGTGATAGAAAATGGGTTGGAAGAACCTACAAGTCATGACAAATCGCTTAGATTTGAGTTGTCTAAAGATcataaaaatagtgaaatgTCATTGCTCAAGAAAGCAAAAGTCATTGGGTATGATGAATTAGGGACGGAAGTTGATGTTGAGAGATGCTCATTTTTGGTTGAAAATGTAGTCGGTGTGTACAAAGATCATGTGTTGCATCCTGGCAGTGTGACTGATAGGGCGATTCCTGTTTGTGATTCGAAAACATTGTCACTGCCTCAGTGTCAAATCAAGAATGGAAGTGTTGAGGATAATATTTCCCCCTTACCAAAGAAAAAGTACTGCCGAAGAGGAGTTTTTGCTGTTCGTGACTTCCCTCCATTTTGTGGAAGAAATGCTCCTAAGCCAACTAAACTGGATCGTTTGGGTGGTAGTGAAGCAAGCAAGCGAGCGATTCTGTTAGATAAGGGAGTTACAAAAAATGAAGTGACTGAGACTTCGAAAAATGTTATGGATACTGGGACATTGCCCCTGGGGTTGACCGCAAGTCGGGAAGCTGATTCGTGGAGTAAGACAGAGGTTACTGGTTCCAAATGCAGTTTAATAGAACGAGCAACAGTTCACGTTGATGACCCAGAAGGTGTCCAAGATAACTATGTTAGAAGGAGCCAACCTGAAAGAACTGTAATGTTGCCAGAGACAATGACGAATAAGGAGAATGGTGATACAGGGAAATTTTTGCGGAAGGAGAGTATTGTGTATTCACGGAATGAACATGAAAAGGCGACTACTGCTAGACATGGTTTTGGTTCTGGAGATAAAATTACTAAGCCAGTTGTGCATAGGTTGATGGATGAGCGTTGTTCTCCATGGAGGCAGAAGAAGCAAACTCCTAGGCAAATTGTGCAAGGTCTGATGGCTGAGACAAACAAGGACTGGAGGCAGAAGGAGCAAACTCGTTTAGATTGCCTGATGAGTAGAAACCAAGTTCAAAAGCCTAGCATGTATCGACAGGGGATGTCCGTAGTTGTTGCCAGAAAAAGTATTCCTAAACCAAAATTTCCAGAGAGACTGTTTGGCAGGAGTAGATCAGGTTTTGTTGGTGAAGCTGTGCCAGAATATCCAAGTGCACCGGTTTCCAGAAATGATGGAATTCGTAATTTGAATTGTGAAGCACAACCTGAAGATTCTCCTATTGGACAGAAGAAGTGTGAGTTTGATGAGACTCGACCACCTTTTGGTCCAAAAAGTTCCAGTCGCAGTGATGCTCGTAGTAAAGTTTTAGAGACTCTTCGTCTGTTTCAGTCTCACTTTAGAAAAATCTTACAGGGGGAAGAATCAATGTCAAGACCTGCAGAAGTAAAAGCTAAGCAAAAAGATAAACTTAGAAGGATTGATCTTCAAGCAGCAAAACTTGTCAAAGCCAAAGGGAAGGAAGTTAATACAGGAACACAGATACTGGGAGAAGTTCCAGGAGTTGAAGTAGGAGATGCATTCCAATACAGGGTTGAACTTGCTCTTGTGGGAGTTCATCGCTTATATCAGGCTGGTATTGATTCCATGTACATTAAGGGAGAACTGCTGGTTGCAACTAGTATTGTTGCCTCAGGAGCCTATGATGATGATTTGGGAGATGCTGATGAGCTGATTTATTCTGGTCAAGGTGGAAATGTGGTTGGCAAGGTCAAAATTCCTGAAGACCAGAAACTTGTGAAAGGTAATTTAGCCTTGAAGAATAGCATACGTACAAGGAATCCTGTTCGGGTGATTCGTGGATCTAAGGAGATCAGGACTCCTGAATCGGGTGGAAGACCTAATGTGGTGACTACTTATGTGTATGATGGCTTATACACTGTTGAGAATTATTGGACAGAAAAAGGGCCACATGGTAAGATGGTCTTTATGTTCAAGTTGGTGAGAATTCCTGGACAGCCAGAGCTTACTTGGAAAGAAGTACAGTCTTCAAAAAATTCCAAAGCGCGGCATGGTGTATGTGTTCCTGATATTACAGAAGGGAAGGAGTCACTACCTATAGCAGCTGTGAACACAGTTGATGGTGCGAAACCCCCACCATTCAAGTATATCAAGAACATGATGTATCCAGTTGGTTTCCACCCTGCTCCACCTAAAGGCTGTGATTGTATTGGTAGATGTTCTGATGCCAAGAGGTGCTCATGTGCAGTTAAAAATGGAGGTGAGATCCCTTACAATCGTAATGGGGCTATTGTTGAAGTGAAGCCTCTTGTATATGAGTGTGGTCCTCATTGTAAGTGCCCTCCTTCGTGCTATAATAGAGTGAGCCAACATGGTATTAAAATTCCACTGGAGATCTTCAAGACAGATACAAGGGGCTGGGGTGTGAGAGCTCTAACTTCTATCTCTTCAGGAACCTTTATCTGTGAGTATACAGGACAACTTCTTGAGGACACAGAAGCGGAACGAAGAATTGGCATGGATGAATATCTTTTTGATATTGGCCATAACTATGGTGGTTATACTGCCAACTCTTCTGGACAAGCAAACCAAAATGAGTTAGTAGAAGAGGGTGGTTATACCATTGATGCAGCTCGCTATGGAAATGTAGGACGATTCATCAATCACAGTTGTTCCCCCAATTTGTATGCACAGAATGTTGTCTATGATCATAAGGATAAGAGAGTGCCCCATATCATGCTTTTTGCGGCAGACAATATTCCTCCCTTGAAGGAGCTTTCTTACCATTACAACTATGTTGTTGATCAGGTTTATGACTCTGGTGGCAAGATCAAGGTGAAGAGGTGCTTTTGTGGATCTTCAGATTGTTCTGGTAGGATGTACTAG
- the LOC125878317 gene encoding 3-isopropylmalate dehydrogenase, chloroplastic, whose protein sequence is MALQIAKRLLRCRADSVASSVRFFDRTFTSESNSNLIRATLFPGDGIGPEIAESVRQIFKVAEVPIEWEEHYVGTEIDPRTNSFLTWESLESVRRNKVGLKGPMATPIGKGHRSLNLTLRKELNLYANVRPCYSLPGYKTRYDDVNLITIRENTEGEYSGLEHQVVRGVVESLKIITRQASLRVAEYAFHYAKTHGRERVSAIHKANIMQKTDGLFLKCCREVAEKYPEIKYEEVVIDNCCMMLVKNPALFDVLVMPNLYGDIISDLCAGLGLTPSCNIGEGGIALAEAVHGSAPDIAGKNLANPTALLLSSVSMLRHLELHDKADRIQDAILKTIAEGKYRTGDLGGTATTTEFTNAICDHL, encoded by the exons ATGGCTCTTCAGATTGCGAAAAGACTCCTTCGATGCCGCGCTGATTCAGTTGCATCCTCTGTTAGGTTTTTCGATCGGACCTTCACTTCCGAATCCAATTCCAACTTGATCCGCGCTACTCTTTTCCCCGGCGATGGTATTGGACCTGAAATCGCCGAGTCCGTCAGGCAG ATATTCAAGGTTGCTGAGGTACCAATTGAATGGGAAGAACACTATGTGGGGACGGAGATAGACCCTAGAACCAACAGCTTTCTAACATGGGAAAGTCTTGAATCAGTGAGGCGGAATAAGGTTGGTCTGAAAGGGCCAATGGCCACTCCTATTGGAAAAGGTCATCGTTCCTTGAACCTTACATTGAGGAAGGAGTTAAATCTATATGCCAATGTCAGACCTTGCTACAGCCTACCTGGATATAAGACTCGCTATGATGATGTGAATCTCATCACTATTAGAGAGAACACTGAAGGAGAGTACAGTGGTCTTGAACATCAA GTAGTAAGAGGTGTGGTTGAAAGTCTCAAGATCATTACCCGTCAAGCAAGTTTAAGGGTTGCAGAGTATGCATTTCACTATGCCAAGACCCATGGAAGAGAGAGAGTGTCTGCAATTCACAAAGCCAACATCATGCAAAAGACAGACGGTCTTTTTCTTAAG TGTTGCCGAGAGGTCGCGGAAAAGTACCCTGAGATAAAGTATGAGGAAGTTGTCATTGACAACTGCTGTATGATG CTTGTGAAAAATCCAGCACTTTTTGATGTTCTGGTGATGCCTAACCTTTATGGTGACATAATCAGTGATCTTTGTGCTGGTTTGGGCTTAACTCCAAG TTGCAATATTGGCGAGGGAGGTATTGCCCTTGCTGAGGCTGTGCATGGTTCAGCACCTGATATTGCCGGAAAG AATTTGGCGAATCCAACTGCGTTGCTTTTGAGTTCTGTGTCTATGCTTCGTCATCTAGAGCTTCATGATAAAGCTGATCGCATCCAAGATGCCATCCTAAAAACAATTGCAGAGGGAAAGTACCGAACTGGCGACCTTGGAGGCACTGCTACAACAACTGAGTTCACAAATGCCATCTGCGATCATCTTTGa
- the LOC125878322 gene encoding expansin-like B1 has translation MVFNNSHCIIFLLVTIIIYPAICFGQEANSLYTRATYYGSPDCYGTPSGACGFGEYGRKIYDGKVSGVSRLYRNGTGCGACYQVRCKVPGHCTDEGTKIVVTDHGEGDHTDFILSVRAYSDMATSGMANHLLAYGVVDVEYRRVPCTYYGYNLMIKVHEHSRFCNYLAIVPIYQSGAFDIEAVEVWQADCKEWRGMRKAYGAVWDMPNPPKGSLTFRVQVSLNGEAAKWVQLADVLPDEWKAGIAYDTYLMLD, from the exons ATGGTTTTCAATAATAGCcattgtataatttttctaCTTGTGACAATTATAATTTATCCTGCAATTTGTTTTGGCCAAGAAGCAAATTCTCTTTACACTAGAGCTACTTATTATGGCAGCCCTGATTGCTATGGAACCCCTA gTGGAGCATGTGGATTTGGTGAATATGGAAGGAAAATTTATGATGGCAAAGTGAGTGGCGTCTCTAGGCTCTACAGGAATGGAACTGGATGTGGTGCTTGCTATCAG GTTAGGTGCAAGGTACCAGGTCATTGCACAGATGAGGGTACAAAAATAGTAGTAACAGATCATGGTGAAGGTGACCATACAGATTTTATACTAAGTGTACGTGCTTATTCAGACATGGCTACCTCAGGAATGGCTAATCATTTGTTGGCTTATGGTGTTGTTGACGTTGAATATCGAAGGGTACCTTGTACGTACTATGGTTACAATTTAATGATTAAAGTTCATGAACATAGCAGATTTTGTAACTATTTGGCTATTGTACCAATTTATCAAAGTGGTGCATTTGACATTGAAGCTGTCGAGGTTTGGCAG GCTGATTGCAAGGAATGGAGGGGTATGAGAAAGGCCTATGGAGCAGTATGGGACATGCCAAATCCACCAAAAGGATCACTCACTTTCAGAGTTCAAGTTAGTCTTAATGGGGAGGCAGCTAAATGGGTACAATTGGCTGATGTTTTACCTGATGAATGGAAGGCTGGCATTGCTTATGACACATACCTTATGCTAGACtaa
- the LOC125878323 gene encoding expansin-like B1 translates to MDRSLKYSCIFMCMNIIMLLPAFSYSQTLVSKASFYSTSDGMGTPSGTCGYGDYGKDVNNGEVCTASRRLYRNGAGCGACYQVRCKNNALCSEEGTKVVVTDSADGQETDFILSYKAYAKLAKTPSLAAHLCGKGVVDIEYRRVSCGYGGNLMVKIHEHSKYADYLAIVVLNQGGATDIHAVEIYEEESQQWISMRKAYGAVWDLSSPPCGDLKVRFLTSTSVESKWVQSDKAVIPAQWKVGLTIETDIQLT, encoded by the exons atggatCGTTCACTTAAATATTCTTGCATTTTTATGTGCATGAATATTATTATGCTTCTGCCAGCATTTTCCTACAGCCAAACCTTAGTTTCCAAGGCATCATTTTATAGTACTTCTGATGGCATGGGAACACCAT CTGGAACATGTGGTTATGGAGACTATGGTAAAGATGTGAACAATGGTGAAGTGTGCACAGCCTCTAGGCGTCTCTACAGAAATGGAGCTGGTTGTGGTGCATGCTACCAG GTAAGGTGCAAGAACAATGCATTGTGTAGTGAAGAGGGTACAAAAGTTGTGGTGACAGACAGTGCAGATGGACAAGAAACAGATTTCATTCTTAGCTACAAAGCTTATGCAAAATTAGCTAAAACTCCAAGTTTGGCAGCTCATTTATGTGGAAAAGGGGTTGTTGACATAGAATATAGAAGAGTTTCTTGTGGTTATGGTGGAAATCTTATGGTTAAAATTCATGAACATAGCAAGTATGCTGATTATCTTGCTATTGTTGTATTGAACCAAGGTGGTGCAACTGACATCCATGCTGTCGAAATCTACGAG GAAGAGAGTCAACAATGGATATCAATGAGAAAGGCATATGGAGCAGTGTGGGACTTGTCAAGTCCACCATGTGGAGACCTTAAAGTAAGATTTTTAACAAGTACAAGTGTTGAAAGCAAATGGGTACAATCAGACAAAGCTGTTATTCCTGCTCAATGGAAAGTTGGACTTACAATTGAAACTGACATTCAGctcacttaa